The Ricinus communis isolate WT05 ecotype wild-type chromosome 8, ASM1957865v1, whole genome shotgun sequence sequence GCACTTagttaatttcatttttatcctTACAGTTTTATTAATGCTGAATAAGTTTTCATCCCTTGAATATTTAGCTCTTAAACTTTCAGTTTTAGCAAATACCCTTAGGCTGGATAAGTTGTGGCTCATTGCAGTTCACTCCATGCGAAAGTGTTGAAGCATATGGCATTTTAAGTAGATTATATCAGAAAAGCTAACCAAAATACTAGAACCAAATGTAGGTGATGAGACATTGAACTCAATCAACTAGGACTAAATGACTGCTGATGCTATCATCTTTTGTGGTACTACTGGTGCTGATACTTTGTTCATTGTGGATGGTTGGAGGGTAACATTGTTCAGGTTGGTAGAGGCATTGATATTGTTTAGGAGGAATACTAAATGTGGTTACCTTTTGATGTATTGCAAAAGTGGAAAGAGAGAGGTATATGCCAAAGGAGGGTGGTTTATAGCAGAAGCAGGTTGGAATTTAGCAAGATAAGCAGCTACAGCGTCCTGTTGCTGATGGTTATATTGATTGGGGAGACTGTCTGCTATAATATCTGagttacaaatttttatacttCCAATCCTCTTTCTCCTCTAGCCGGATGATAGATTtcaatataatcttttttcaatattataagTTTGTCATCTTTCAGTGAAACTGTCCCGAACATTCGTTCTTCCCTTGCTCTTTGATCAATATCTTGGCTATAACCCTTTTGATTTCAAAGCTGTAGCGCAGCTGGAACTCTCATACTCAAGGCATAtcttatttatctatttactTTTATGTATGTGCttctacatattttatttctctagATTATGATGCTAATATGTCTTAAGTACTTAAAAGTCAAACATCTTTCTGCAGAAAGCAGGCCCCAACATATCGTGCGCATTCTGACCTCTTTGATTCATTTCAATCGTTGAGGCTTAATTCTTCAAAACAGGAGGTTTCTCCAGCCATGACTACTTTACAAGGTTATTATGGCCTTAAACCATTAACAGATCCAATGATTTCCAATTTTGAAACAGTAGACTACAGAAAAGGAGACTGTAATTATCAGGACGACATTCAATATCTCAGACCTTCACCATCATTAGATACACCTTTGAACCGCCACCGGAAGTCCAGGAGCTTAGTTAATGGGTTTCTAGAAGAGCATAATAGACTAGCTGACAACCAGCATTCTACTGAAGCACGGGAAAATAACTTAGAGAAATGGAATGAGAAATTGGTCAGGAGGCGTCAAAAATCTGAAGCTGACTTCTCTTCCATCTACCCTGAAACACTAATGAGGGAGGATAGCTGTGTTGTAAGTTCACCAACCACAGGAAAAAGCTTAGCTATGAGGTTCAAAGCAGCAAGGCGAACTGGTTTGCCAATTGATACTGAAATAAACTCTCTGACTGATTCCTTTATGAACAGTGCATTTGCTAGCGTAAGAAAGTCATCAAGCACATCTAGTTTGCAAGATCAGGAAAGTAGCAGTTCCTCCATCCGGGCAGCATCCAAATGGAGTTTGAAGCCTGATTTACAGGCTCTTTCAACATCAGGCATTACAAAACCGATGTTTGATGGATTGCCAAAACCAATAACCAGTAGAAGAAATAAAGCTGCACTTGATTAGGTACCCCTTTATACGAGTATGCTCGATTTCATTTTTGGTCCATATTTTGGCAGGCACTGCATAGATAATTCTCaagagtaaataaaaaataaacttggaAAATGTCAACATACTAGGTTCCCATTAGTTTGATACAAGAGCAGTGTTCACATAGATTCAATTTGTAGATTCATGATTCTGTTCTGtattaacaattttttaaGTCTTATTATGGACTGGAAAAGTGGGTGCAATAATGCGGACATTAATATCTGTATTTAAGTTTTACGATCTGTGAAAGAAAATAGGTAAACTTTTCtcttcaaaaaagaaaaactttttTAACCCTGCAGTTCATtgaaatctattaaaattatttttcaaataaatttccCTGTCTAATATGTTTAATAACAATTACgaaatatatttcaaataaaataaatattatattaaaaataaattgcaataaaaaaattcagagagaaaaacatgcaaaaaaaaaaaaaagtaaaataagataataaagtaaaaaaaattattgtcttattgacttactaatataaattttattcagaattctacttattttattaaattttaatttagttataactaATTACATAAGATTAAttccataaaattaaaataaaaaaaaaaaacatttattCAATCAAATCCCATATGACACAAGATGATAGCCAAAAGAAATTTATGCTCTTCAATCTGAGGATGAAGCCTAGCTGAAGGATTTTGTGATGTGGTAAGCATGGGAGATTAGAAGGAAAACATCTTCATAAAAATGGTTCAGTAGGTCAAATGAAGCATCACTGGAGAATTCAATTAAAAGTTCAAGCTTCTTCCTTGCATCAATTTAGCAATTTGAGATTCCATCTTCACAaggattaagaatttaaaactGCAATGGATATTAAGCATTTTGAAACTGAAATGGAGACCTGGGACAATCTCAAAAAGCGACCCCAATTGAGTGGAGAAGCTGGTTTTCAAGCTTCGTTACTACAAAATAGAAGCAAGTTAAGTGCTTCTTTGTAGGGTAGGTGGCACCAATGGCCATTAAACTTAGCCGATGTGTGCTCGATTTGTTCATAATTGGTGGTTGATATTTACTTTTGACTAATCCCGATCAAGAGTATAAAACAGCTACTGTTTGATTCAAATCCAATAATCAAGTATATGACTTATTCACTATATCTAAAAATCAACTATATATACATGAgaacatatatgtatataaaatacaagaatttttaaaatttatttaaaaattatatcaagTAATCcagtttgataaaatttaacttaattatattgaatttcaaaaattaataacgaAGCGTATTTgtataaattatgaatgaaTTTCATGAGAAcagaaaaagaatcattcacatCAAACACAAAATGTAAAAGTTTAAGGTGACACTACCAGAGACTTCTCTtttcaagagaaagaaaaaaaaaaattaatttttttttcttatcttaCTCACACTTGTGGGTcatattacataatttttgaaaaataacttaaaagaaaaaaaacatctCAATCGGTGCCACTTCAACATTACAGTTTGTATTTATGATCGGAATAAACAGTTTTActgaattaagaattaattaatgattattgACACCATATGAACAAACTAAAATTTGCAACTTCAATGGAATCTACTTCAGGGAAAAACTTGCCAACCGTTCATGCAAACTATccagaattattttctatgcAAAGTTTTCAAATatgcattttatataatataatattatttagttattggagttatttaaagcataaatataaatgcGACAACCTTAACCAAGAGCAGAATTTTGCAATAAATCACTTGAATAATTCTgatggaaaaaaagaaaaagaaaaaacaactccAATTAGTTCGAAAGCATTGCATCTTAAAAAAAAGCTTCTTGCTGCTGCCAgtaataaaactaaaacatattatcaattgagttaaatata is a genomic window containing:
- the LOC8276660 gene encoding uncharacterized protein LOC8276660; this encodes MDSEMVNYSNGNHHCNYNYKNSTEFCNDYYKNEDEEVDPLPISRDHGYDTVKSRFLMSPTNFYPFSSATKEPSSPARRHDFIEHPVSRMDTLAGVAIKYGVEVADIKKMNGLVTDLQMFALKSLQIPLPGKHPPSSSLSNGHDTSRKQAPTYRAHSDLFDSFQSLRLNSSKQEVSPAMTTLQGYYGLKPLTDPMISNFETVDYRKGDCNYQDDIQYLRPSPSLDTPLNRHRKSRSLVNGFLEEHNRLADNQHSTEARENNLEKWNEKLVRRRQKSEADFSSIYPETLMREDSCVVSSPTTGKSLAMRFKAARRTGLPIDTEINSLTDSFMNSAFASVRKSSSTSSLQDQESSSSSIRAASKWSLKPDLQALSTSGITKPMFDGLPKPITSRRNKAALD